The following is a genomic window from Caldicellulosiruptor danielii.
TTGATACATATGCATTAATTCCATTATTTCCAACAGGAAGAGCTTGTCCTGCAGTAGATGTATCAGTTAAGGAAAAAATAGATATTTTTAATGACATTGCAAAATATTATATAAACAAAAATGCTTCTACTGAGCTAAGTCTTATTTTACCACCTGGTTTAATACCAAAAGAACTATCAACAAGAAAGTATGGAAAAGGTTACTACTGCACATTCCCAAACATAATAGGAATTGATTCAAATGGGAATGTAGCACCATGTGATGGTCTATTAAATACAAATGAGTTGATTATTGGTAATATTAGAGAGAAAACTGTTGAAGAATGCTGGTATAGTTTTGTAATGAAGGAAATAAGAAATATCACACTGAATCAATTAAAAGGAGTCTGCTCAATATGTAAATTTCTTTCTACTTGTAGAGGTGGATGTAGAGCTTATGCATATATCAAAACAGGCAGTTTTTATGCTTCTGATCCATTATGTCAGGAAATTTACGAAGCTGGTTTATTTCCTAAAGAATCTTTACAGACATAGTTTATATTTTTTGTTTTATTGGCAAACCAAATATTCCATAAACTGTACTTTAATCAAGAATTTTAGCTTTGATAGAATTTTATATTCTCATTGTAATAGAGCTATTTTTACTTTTGCATTTTTCCTGCTGCCGCTTTTGTTCAATAGTTTGATGAGGATAAAAAAGGATATAGTATAGAAATGCTCTTAAAAAGCAATTTAGATAGCTGCCCTAAGAAAAGTGGGCAGCTTTTTGTTTGTATGAGAACATAAGAAAGTTAAAGATATTGGAAGAAAGAGAGAGATAATAGCTAAAAATTGCATAAAGTTAACTAATAAAAAAGGTTTGACAGGATAAAAAATAATAAAGTAAAATTAAGGTAATAATGCCAGGCAGAATTTTAATAAATATGGCAATTTGAATATTGTTTTTTGTAAATAAAATATATTGTATGCAAACAAGATGACAAACCAGAGAATACAAAAATATTGAAACCTGAATACAGTTGATAAAAAATTTTGATTTACAGAGGCATCAACCTTTTTTATGTTAAATACTATTGTTGCTACTTTTGCTGGAACAACTTTAAAAACAGCACAAAATTCAGTACAATACTATTCGTGGTGCGGTGTTCCAGTATTTGGACTGGGTGTAAAAGGCCATTATTCTTCAGATGGCTCCAGAATTGTTGACTATTTTACCACTTATAGCCTTCCATGGATAAATACTTTATCGCTCTGGCAATATAGTGATGCTCAATCTTCATGGATTGATACAACAAATCCCAAAAAGGGTATTTGTGAAGCAAAAGCTAAGTTTACTTTAGGTGTTGGTGTGCAAGCACAGTATATTTTTATAGGTCTTCCAGTACAAACAAGAGATGTCTTTGTTCAGGCTACAGCATTGCCTTAGGGATTCAAAGCAGCCGGGGCAATTTTGCTGAGAAGTTGCCCCGGTTGCCGAAGTTTATGAAAACTGGATATTTAAAGGAGTGCAATTAAATTGACGATGGTATCTGTTGACAATCTTTTTAAGAGTTTTGGTAAAAAAGAAGTCTTAAAAGGGATAAATCTTGTTTTTGAAGAAAATAAAGTTTATGGTTTGTTTGGGAAAAATGGAGCAGGAAAGACCACATTGTTAAAAATTATATTGGGGCTTCTATTTCCTACGAAGGGGAGTGTTTCTGTTTTTGGTAAAAATCCATGGAATGGTGGGTTAAAGGAAGTTGGTTATCTTCCTGAAAATTTGGCAGGATATTTTGAACTGAGCGCATATGATAATATTGACATAATAGCCAGAATGCAGGGGATTAAGTTGCGAAGGAAAGAAATCTTTGAGATTCTTGAGGCTGTTAACTTAAAAGAAGTAGCAACGAAAAAAGTAAAAGATTTTTCGCTTGGTATGAAGAGGAGACTTCAACTTGCTTTTGCAATTTGCATAGGTGATAAAAAGTTGTTAATTTTAGACGAACCGACTAATGGGCTTGATATTGAGGGTGTGTTTTGGTTTAAAGAGAAGATTAAAGAAATGAAAGGGCAAAAAGATAAAACTATAATCATTTCAACACATGCTTTTGAGGAACTTGAAAGTATAATAGATGAGTTTATAATAATTCACAAAGGAGAAATAAAGATAAAAAGCGATATTAGTGATTTGGAAATAAGGAACAAAAAAATTATAAAAATTAGCAAAGAAGATGCTGAAAAATTTATTGGATTAGCAAATTTATTAAAGTTAAATTACACCAGACTTTCTGATGTTGAATTTATAGTTGAGGAAAATGAAGAGATAAACTTTCTTGAACAAATAATAAAAAACGGCATAGAATTACAGAAATTTGAAACATACAGACAGACAATAAAAAGTATATTTGGGGTAATGACAAAGGAGTAGGTGTTGAGAATGATTCTTAACTTTTTTGCCGGCGAATTAAAAAAAGTTTTAAAATCCAAATTATTTTTAATTTCAATGTTTATTTACATCTTTATTTTTGTGGTAGTTTTAATTAGCAGGTTTTTTAATAAAAATTCAGGGGTTTATTTATACAATATTGAATTGGAAAAGCTAATTTCACTTTCATTATTTTACTTTTATATTATGAATACTTTGTATTTAGGTGCTGTGCTTGGAGGTATTGTGGGAGGATATGAATTTCATAATAACACCTTCGGTTTTTCACAGATATTTCAAGGCAGAATAAGACAGCACATTTTAAAAATATTTACATTATTTATTTTGTTGATAGGAATTTTGTTAATTACATTTGCAATTACATATATGTTTTGTGTGTTTCGAATTTCTGATATTGACTTTAGCTTCAGTTTTAAAAAAATAATCAGACAGTCTTTGGTTACTCTATTGATTTCGATTGAATTGAGTCTTTTTTCATATATATTGGCGATTGTTATAAAGAGAATGTATGTTGCAATTTCTCTTGCAATATTTCTTCCATATTTAATAAATGTTATATGTGGAATATCCCAGGTATTCCAAAATTTGGATAAATATTGGTTTAGTACAATTAATTCTACACTGGTAATTAGAGTTTTTTCCGATTTAGCTTCCTCAGAAAGTTATGTAACAATAAAAACTGCTAACATAAATAATCTGGCCAATTTTAATGTATCATTATTAATTTCAACAAGTTACCTTATAGCTTTTTTGATAATTATATTATGGGTAGGTTATTTTGTATCAGAAAATTGAATATACGGGTGGTGTTAAATCAGGTGAAGACAAAATTTTTATTGAAGGTTATTTTAATTTGTTTTTTGTTTTTTGGTGTTTTGTTATTTATCAATTCAGGGAATTTTAATCAGTTCAAAAGTGATAAGGTAAGTTATAATACTTCTATTAAAAAAATTGGTACAAAAGAATACATCACAGATATAAAATTTAACTACGTTGTTGAATATGGGAAGGAAGAAACTTTTGTAATTTATGTAGACAAAAGTTCATTGGTTCTTAATTGTCAGCATATGAAGTGCACTAACAAGATTACAATTAAAATAAAAGATAAGAGAGATAGGATAATTTACAAAGAAGATATTGGAGAGAAAAAAGATGAAAGATTTGAAGTAAATAACTTGAAGAATGGTGAATATGAGCTAATTCTTTTTTTCAAGAAAGGTGTAGGAGAAGGATATATAAAAATAGAATAAATTATGTTTTGCTGAATGGCAGGTGATATGGTGATTAATTTAAAAATGACAGAATCTGAAATAAAGAAAGTTCTCAAATCTAATTTAATATTTGCAATATATTTTTTCTATATAATACTAATGATTTTGATATACAGAAACACAAGCAAAGATGGTAATTTAGGTACAGTTTTTTCACCTTATGCTTCAGGTTTATTATTGTATTGAAATTTACTGGGTGGTATAGCGATAGCAGTTTTCTCGGCTGTTATTTGCAACAAAGAGTATCAGGCAAATTTACTTTTTATTTATTCTACAAATTTGAAAAGAGACTACTTTCTTTTATTTAAACAGTTAATAATATTTTGTTTTTCATTGCTTTTAGGTTTAACATCTCTGCTGTTAGGAGTGATTTTTGACGCGATTATAAATGCTAATGCTTTACCATGGTACAAGCTAATTGTGCAATTAATTAGTATTGTCTTTTGTTTATTTTTAGTGGGAAATTTATCATTTACACTGCATCTGCTAACACGGAACTTCGTTTATTCATTGAGCATTCCCATATTTTTAATATTTTTTGAACCAGCAATTCATAGATTTTCAAATGGAATTTTTTTAATAAAAACTTTAATTGTATTTAATACATATAGTTTTTTAGATAACTTCTTTAGCAATTTAAAATATGGAAGCATAATAATAGTTCCTGAAAACCAAACATATAATTCGTTACTTGTATCTTTTTTTGTACTTTTTGGTTATTTAATTTTTATGTTTGGTGTTCAATTTGCATTTATCAAAAGTGAAAAATTTACATCTAAATGAAGAAAATAATAAGTATTTTTAAAATTAATTTCCGATTAGGTCTTGTTTTGCTTGCATTTTTCCTGCTGCCACTTTTGTTCAGTAGTTTGATGAGGATAAAAAGGGATATAGTATAGAAATGCTCTTGAATAGCAATTGAGATGGCTGCCCTAAGAAAAAGGGGCAGCTTTTTGTTTGTAGAAAAAACAAAAGAAAATTAGAGAAATTTGGAGATATTAGAAGAAAGAAAAAGCTGATTGCTAAAAATTACATAAAATTAACTAAAAAAACGGGTTTGACAGCACAAAAGATAATAAAGTAAAATTAAGATAACAATGCCTAGCAAAATTTTAATAAATATGGCAATTTTAATATTGTCTTTCGTAAATAAAATATATTGTATGCAAACAGGATGACAAATCATAGAATACAAAAATATTGAAACCTGCATACAGTTGATTAAAGATTTTGATTTACAGAGGCATCAACCTTATCATGGGCGCTCATGAGAGGGATGCAAAAATGAAATTTGGAGGTGTTTTGAATTGTTTAGGAAAAAACAGAGTGGAATTAGAATTAATAAAATTGTTGCTTTTTGTGCGGTTTTGTTTTTGCTTTTGTGGAGTTGGAGTTTTTCAGCTACCACAGGCTTTAGTGATAGAGAATTTGATAAAAAACATATACCTTCGTACATGAAGCCAGGTACAGTTATTACATTTGATGAAAATGGAAAACTATTTATTTTGTCTGAGGGCAAAGATAATTTGATTTCTTTATCAAAAGAGGACAAAAAAATAGCAGAAAACTGTAAACCATTGCCTGAGGAAGATTTACCTGAAATAGAGCCTGGGATGATAGTTGTATATGATGCATTAGGTGCACCAGTGGTTATTCACCAGGGGCAAGAAGAACCTTTGAAGATAGATTTAAAAGAAGTAAAACTGGATTAAATCAAAACTGGGGATAGTGAATTGGGGAAGATTGAAAATGAACTGAAAAATGTTGAAAGTATATATAGTGTTCAACAAAAGAATGTTTCAAAATTAAATACACAAACAGGTTATGTTTCATGGTATTATTGTGAAGGAAAAATATGAGCTGCTGAAGTAGTGCTTGATAGTGAGAGTGCTGCACATAAATCCATTCAATTCCGAACAAAAGTTCGGGTAACCAGTCTGGAAAATGGTAAAAACACAATTGTAAAGATTTTAGACAGAGGTCCATATGTAAATGGTAGAATACTGGATATGGTAAAAACAGCATTTTCAAAAATTCATTCAACGAGCAAAGGAATTTTTAGGGGGAAAATAGAATGGCCCATATAGAAGTTAAAATAAAGGGACTAAGGATAGCGGTAATTTTGCTACTGCTATCCTTAGTTTTGGTATTTTATAATACTGTTAGATTCAAAAAAGAAGAGATAAGAGAGAAATTACTTGTATCAGTATACGATAAAAATGGAAAAACTCATATGTGGGAAGTTATTCCAAAAAGCAACAGAGAAAATCTGATTCTTACAAACAGAGAAGTTATGATATTTGGAGATATTTCCAATGACGGGAAATGGCTTGCTTATGACGATGCTATTGGAAACAGTCCGTGGGAATTGTTTTTAAAGAATTTAAAAAATCAAAAAGTATTTCAACTAACTAATGACAGAGAAGGGGAAATAGATATCAAATTTCTAAGTAGCAATCCTTTAAAAATATGTGTGTCAAGAGCTGGTTTGAACTCTCCCATACCAAGATTATGGATTATAGATGTTGATAAGAAAAAAGCTCAAATGATAAATCCTTTAAATTCTGATATGGCTTTTGAACATTTTGCAGTAATTGATGACAATCATATTGTGGCTGTGTCTTATTCTAATAAAGCGGATGAGGAAAGAATGCAGAAAGCTAATTCATCTCTTGGTGTTATAAAATATAGTTTCTATGTAATTGATTTAAAAAGACAAAGTTATAAAAAGGTTGTTGAAGTAGAAGCGGGAGATGTTGAATCATTAGCATTAGTACCAGGAAGTGATATTGTTACTTTTGGTGCAAGTGATATTTGTTTGGGTTCTAACAATGAAAAAAGGGATACAGGGATTTATAAATTAAACATAAAAACAAGGAAAATAACACCAATACTTACTGAAAATATATTAAAGAAGTTGAATTATACGCCGGTTAGATGGTTTGCTTATCCGGTATCAGGTTATTTAAGTTATGATGGGAAAAAGCTTTGGTTTGGTGGTATTTCTAAAGAGGCGAGAAAAATGATGTTTGGTGAAGGGATTGAAGCTTATCCAAGTGCTGTTTTTGAATATGATTTAAAAGAAAAAAAGATAAGAAAAATATTTGAAAAAAAGGATACTTTTATTACGAATATAAATGTTTCATACGGGAAATAATAAATACTAAAATATGAGACAACATTAAACTGTAGCTATGGGAAAGCCATATTCTTGAGATAAAATTTAAAGATAAAAAACTAAAAAATAGGTGGTATCTTATTATGAAGTTTATCAAAAAAGTTGTCATTGTATTTATAATTATGTTTTTAATTTTGCCTGATAAACATGTTTTGAGCAATAACAAAATTGCAAAAGGATATTATGATTATAGTGGTAAAAAAGGGAGCAATAATATAATAATGAGCATATACCTTAATAACTCAAAAGTTGCAGGACTATATGCTTACAAGGGGACAAGAAAGTATATAAAGTTAGAAGGAATAATTAAGGATGAAAAAATTACATTGAATGAACTTGATCAAAAAGGTAAAATAGTTGGAACATTTATAGGGGATATAAAAATGGTAGATAAAATTAATGGAACTTGGAGTAATGGCAAAACAAAAAAGAAATTTGAACTCAAACTTGTTGGAATAATCTACGCTGATTATTGCAAAAGATTCAACTTGGCTGGTTTTTCAGATGAAGAAGTAGAAAATTTTGCTATCAGCATTCAAAACTATTTGGCAAAAAACAACACAAGAGCACTTGCAAAACTGATAGCATATCCTGTTGATGTTAAAATTGATGGTAAGATAAGAACCATAAAAAATGAAAAAGAGTTTATCAATAATTTTAGTAAAATATTCAATGCCAATCTGAAAAAAGCAATTATGAATGCTGAGCCTTTGTTTATGTTTACAAATCAATATGGAGCTATGTTGGGAGACAGCGGGTATAATATTTGGTTTGCAGCAGTAGAAAAAAGGGATAGAAATTATCACCTATTAATTCATACCATTAACAACTGATCATCCCTGAAATCAAAAGAAATGCTTTGGTTTTTATTAGATTATGTAGTAAGTGGGTGGGCAGAGTACATCCTTAATACGGGTGAAAAAAGAACATTCGAGCATAACAAATGTCCATGCCTCCACGCCACGGTAGATGGGACGAGGGAATTGATGGAAAATAATGAGACTCTTAGAGACATGAGAGATAAACACCATGGTTTTAGTGGATAGAAACAAAATAAGTTTTTTTGAAAAAATCAAAAATACATTGAGGAGAAGTTTGCTTTTTGTTTGTAGAAATATAAGAAAATTTAAGAAATTTAGAGATATTTAAAGTAAGAAAGAGCCAATGGCTGAAAATCGCAAAAAATTAAGTTAAAAAAAACGAGTTTGACAAAGTAAAAGTTAATAAAGTAGAATTGAGGTAGAAATTACAAGGAGAATATTAGTAAATATATCAGCTTTCTTATTACCCTTCTCAAATAAGATAGATTGCTTGTAAATAGGGTAATATACCTGAGAATATAAAAAAGAAAATATTTAATTTAATTTCAAAAAATTTTGACTTGAATTGGCATTAACCTTTTATGGGTGCCCATGAAAGGCTATAAAACAAAATTAAGGGGGAATAGAGTATGAAAAACATCAAAAGGACTTTGGCGCTTTTAATGATATTTATTTTAGTGGTTGTGAGTGCCTTTTCTGTTTTGTCTCAAAAAACCACAGCTTCCATCATTTCAGACAGCAAAAGCAGTGACTTTCCAAATTTTAAGACTGTATTGAAGATTCCTGTATCTGAAGAAGGTATTGAATATACAGGAATGGTAGGTTATGGTTCTCACGAGGGACCAAATGCTTTTGATGTAAAAGGGGATAACATTTACATTCTTGATAATGTTCATCATAGAGTGCTTGTGTACAGCAAGATAAAAGGCAATTTGATTGAAAAGATTAGCATACCGGAGGAGCAATGGATTCATGGTATGGCAGTTGATAAAAACGGAAAAATATATTTATACAATGCTGGTACAAATACTTTGATTACAATAAATAATAAAGTGGTTGACATAGCGAAAAATCAAGAACTGAGATTAGAACCATTTTACAAATTTGATTTGAATGATAAAGGTCCATTTGTTGTGCTGTCTGGAGAAGAAAAAATGACCACATGTTTTTTGGCAAAGAATGCAAATACAAATAAGTTGTTTGTTGTAGAAAAAAGAGATGGAGTATTTTCTGCTGATGGAAGTGTAAGTGAAGTAAAGGCTTCTGCTTGTAAAGCGAGTGTAGATGGAAGTGAAACTTTTGAGTTTCCGGGATGGCTTGTGGATAAATACAGTGCGTATGATTATATTGGTAAGAGGGGCTTTATTCAATTCTGGAAGATAACTAACGACTATGGTGAGTGGATAGTTAAATTAAATTCAAAAACAAGAAATATTGAAGGACTTGTTAAGATTCCGGATTGTAAATATTCTTTTCCGGTGCGTGATGTTGTACTTGAAGGAAATGATGTTTTTGTATTGCTGCCATGTGAAAAGGATGTTTATGTATTAAAAGTAGATTCATGGATGACAGATGAGCAGTATGCAAAATATATACAATCAGAGGGAATGGAAGATAACAAAAATGATTAACAAAAATTGTTATATAGCTTATTAAAAAAACTCAGAGCAGTAATAATAAAAAAAGGATGTGGATAAATGAGGTCAACCAGTAAGTTTGCAACAAAAAAATTTCTTTTTGCTGGAATTATAGTATTTGTGATAATATTGACAGGGTGTTTATACGCATACTTAATTCAATCGGGTAAAGAAAAAATAGGTTATGTAAGAGTATTGAATAACAAAAATCGAAATATGTTATACGGAACCACCTTTGAGGGAAGAATTGCTGACAGCAAAGGGAATGATAAATTATTGTTTAAATTTAAAACATCCAGTGCAGAGATTAACCAGGAATTAACCTTTTTCCCGCGCAGATTTTTTTCGTGGGGGAAAGATTATGTTGCTTATACGCAGGATCTTAAAGAAGTGATTCTTGTTGATTATAAAACCGGAAAAGAAGTGTATAGACAAAGACTGAACGAGAGAGTTGAGTTTATCAATGCAAACAAGACTAAAGAAGAATTTGTAATAGCCACTGAAAAAGCGCTGTATATACTTAAATATCAGAAAAAACATAAGAATGATAAAGAGTCTGCGTTCATGTTAGAGCGTGTAGCGGAAGGTAAATTTTGGTTTCCAACAATTTCAAGTGATTCAAGGTATATAGTGTGTGGCGAAATAGAAAGTAATAATGTTTTGGCTACATCGCTTGTTTTGTTTGATTTGTTGAATAATACTAAGAAAAAGCTTATCTCTGAAAAACTGGGTAATTTACCTTTAACACAAGATTATAGATTAATATATTCTACTGCCATAAGCAGCGATAATAAGTGGGTTGTAATTAGCACTTCTTCATCGGGAACTCCACCTTACATATATCTAACTGCTTTAAATTTAAAAAGCGGATTAGTAAAAGAATTTGGTTCAAATACAGGGTTGTGCAACTCTCCAGGATGCTTTGTTTCAAGTGATAAATATATGTTTACACAGGGTGAACCAGGATATCAAGAATTTGGGGGTTATTCTTCTATTATTGACCCGTTTAGATCAAAACCAGTTATTCTTGACCTTAATACTGGAAAGTTGGAGATTGTTAACGATGTGCCCAAAGACATTAATGCCTATTGGCCAATATATGGAAATAATAAAGCAATTTATTTTATTGACAGAAACTATCAGTCATTTGTACCTAATAAAATTTTTGGCACCAATATTTATAGACTAAAAAATAAAAAGGTTGAGCTATTATTTCAAATAAAAGGCGGTATTGTAAGTTATGATGTGATTTCAAAGTGAAACTTTTCTGAAAGGCAGAAAAAAGATTTATAAAAATGACCAAGTCATTTCTGAAACGTCTGATAGTGAGAGTATCTTCAAAGGTCCTTATATTTCAGAAGATAATGATATTGCATTCTACACGAAAGATATAAATTGCTGGAGACGAAATGAAGCTTAACATAGGCAAAGTTAAAGATGAAAAGATTGTAATAGATAAAAGAGTGAAATGGGACAAAGGAACTGGCGATATTAAGTTTTCTGGTAATTCCATTTAGTTTAAAAGTAACAGTGGGATAATAGAGTATAAAATTGATGATATAAAATAACAAATTTTGTATAATAATTTGATGAGAATAAAAAAGGACAGAGTCTTAAGAATTTTTTAAAGAGGATTAGAAAGCTGCTTCCAAGGGGTGGGGGCAGCTTTTTGTTTGCGAAAAAACATGAGAAAATTTAAGAAATTTAGAGATATTTAAAGAAAGAGAGAGCTGATAGCTAAAAATTGCATAAAATCAACTAAAAAAAAAACGAGTTTGACAGAATGGAAATTAATAAAGTAGAATTGAGGTGAAAATTCCAAGGAGAATATTAATAAATATAGCAATTTACATATTGCTTCTCGCAAATGAGATAGTTTATATGCAAATAGGATAGTATGCCAGGAAATATAAAAAGAATATATTGCAACATGTTTATGTTTGTTACCATTATTTGTCTATTTGTTTATTATACTTAAAAGATTACAAGTTACAATGGCATCAACCTTTCATGAGTGCTCATGAAGGGATGCAAAATAAAAAAGCAGGGAGGTGAATACAATGTGTTATATTTATATGCCTGATTATCCAGGTTACCTAAGAAGCAGTAAAGGTTGTGCAGCATGTTCACTTTGCGCTATTTGTTTGTCTGATGGTCCAATACCTGACTTTGAGGGTTTTGCTATAGCTGGTATAGCAGGACTTTTCTAATATCTTTTCTGAAATGTATAGTGCTATTGATTAAAAAGAGAAGGTTTAT
Proteins encoded in this region:
- a CDS encoding ABC transporter ATP-binding protein, which produces MVSVDNLFKSFGKKEVLKGINLVFEENKVYGLFGKNGAGKTTLLKIILGLLFPTKGSVSVFGKNPWNGGLKEVGYLPENLAGYFELSAYDNIDIIARMQGIKLRRKEIFEILEAVNLKEVATKKVKDFSLGMKRRLQLAFAICIGDKKLLILDEPTNGLDIEGVFWFKEKIKEMKGQKDKTIIISTHAFEELESIIDEFIIIHKGEIKIKSDISDLEIRNKKIIKISKEDAEKFIGLANLLKLNYTRLSDVEFIVEENEEINFLEQIIKNGIELQKFETYRQTIKSIFGVMTKE
- a CDS encoding DUF3244 domain-containing protein produces the protein MKTKFLLKVILICFLFFGVLLFINSGNFNQFKSDKVSYNTSIKKIGTKEYITDIKFNYVVEYGKEETFVIYVDKSSLVLNCQHMKCTNKITIKIKDKRDRIIYKEDIGEKKDERFEVNNLKNGEYELILFFKKGVGEGYIKIE
- a CDS encoding septal ring lytic transglycosylase RlpA family protein; the protein is MLDSESAAHKSIQFRTKVRVTSLENGKNTIVKILDRGPYVNGRILDMVKTAFSKIHSTSKGIFRGKIEWPI
- a CDS encoding YncE family protein; this translates as MKNIKRTLALLMIFILVVVSAFSVLSQKTTASIISDSKSSDFPNFKTVLKIPVSEEGIEYTGMVGYGSHEGPNAFDVKGDNIYILDNVHHRVLVYSKIKGNLIEKISIPEEQWIHGMAVDKNGKIYLYNAGTNTLITINNKVVDIAKNQELRLEPFYKFDLNDKGPFVVLSGEEKMTTCFLAKNANTNKLFVVEKRDGVFSADGSVSEVKASACKASVDGSETFEFPGWLVDKYSAYDYIGKRGFIQFWKITNDYGEWIVKLNSKTRNIEGLVKIPDCKYSFPVRDVVLEGNDVFVLLPCEKDVYVLKVDSWMTDEQYAKYIQSEGMEDNKND
- a CDS encoding subtilosin A family bacteriocin — its product is MCYIYMPDYPGYLRSSKGCAACSLCAICLSDGPIPDFEGFAIAGIAGLF